GCCATGGTCGGTACGCAGGAAATGGAAGCAGGCAAGATCGGTCTGAAGAATATGGTCACAGGCGAGCAGCGTTCGGTGACCGTTTCTGAATTGATTTCCATCATCGTGTAGGGGCGCATGGCCATACGCCCTTACTGCGCATACCCTTACTGTTCAACGATTACCTTTGCCTCCCGTGAATTCAACAGTAGAAAATAAAGCAGAGGCGGTAAAACCCTACAGCGAGCAAGGTTCCAAGAAGGAGCAGGTGGCGAACATGTTCAACAACATCGCCCACAAGTACGACTTCCTCAATCGTTCCCTCTCAATGGGTATCGATATCATCTGGCGCAAGAAGGCCATCGCGCAGCTGAAAGAAATTCAACCCAAGGTCATCTTGGATGTGGCCACAGGCACGGGCGATGTGGCCTTGGAGGCCATGAGCCTGAAACCTGAGAAGATCATAGGCGTGGACATTTCCACAGGCATGCTGGAACTGGGCAGAGAGAAGATCGCGAAACGACATCTTTCTGACAGAATCGAAATGATCGAGGGCGATTCGGAGAATCTTCCGTTCGAGGACAATAAATTCGATGCCGTGACCGTTGCGTTCGGGGTGAGAAATTTTGAGAACCTTTTGAAAGGATTGAAGGAGATCAACCGTGTATTGCGGCCAGGAGGGAAGTTGGTGGTGCTCGAATTCTCGCAACCGCGAAAGTTTCCCATCAAACAGTTTTACTGGTTTTATTTCAATAATATTCTGCCGCTGTTCGGCAAGATGCTTTCCAAGGATGATTCGGCCTACACGTACCTGCCCGAATCGGTGAAAGCATTCCCTGACGGACAGGATTTTCTGAATGTGATGAAAGAGGCTGGTTTCCAACGCAACACTTCCAAAACGCTGACGTTTGGTATTTCCAGCATTTACACAGGACTAAAAGCCTGATTTGCGCAACATAAGCCGACATATTCTTCTTATCACCACCGTGATCCTCGCGTTTGCGGCCGTTACCGTCCCCAAAATGGCAAGGGCGCAGTTTCCGCACAAATACAAGGAGAAGAAGATGCTCAACCTCACCAAGTACGACCGCAAGCTGGTTCACTTCGGGTTTATTCT
This Flavobacteriales bacterium DNA region includes the following protein-coding sequences:
- the ubiE gene encoding bifunctional demethylmenaquinone methyltransferase/2-methoxy-6-polyprenyl-1,4-benzoquinol methylase UbiE — its product is MFNNIAHKYDFLNRSLSMGIDIIWRKKAIAQLKEIQPKVILDVATGTGDVALEAMSLKPEKIIGVDISTGMLELGREKIAKRHLSDRIEMIEGDSENLPFEDNKFDAVTVAFGVRNFENLLKGLKEINRVLRPGGKLVVLEFSQPRKFPIKQFYWFYFNNILPLFGKMLSKDDSAYTYLPESVKAFPDGQDFLNVMKEAGFQRNTSKTLTFGISSIYTGLKA